Proteins from a single region of Terriglobia bacterium:
- a CDS encoding terminase, translating into MFTFSGLLKIRDKHGNLEPLVPNRAQAEFASRATGRDIVLKARQLGITTWVAARFFVSTVTRPGTLSVQVAHDQRSAEEIFRIVHRFLDNLPERLLGSLLVTSRANVSQLVFPRLDSEYRVETAADPNAGRGLTINNLHCSEVARWPRDSAATLASLRAAVPPGGMIVLESTPNGAGGCFYDEWQQAERTGYRRHFFPWWYAEEYAIDRVAQAPSCVQGSTENPLAADDFTVEELDLIAKHRLTAEQIAYRRDVRATFRGLARQEFAEDPVSCFIASGECVFDLDIVQRRLAECGGDGVAQVSDLCSRGSESSATPVVRPIEVRDNGRLLIFWPPRPGASYIIGVDPAGGGCAGDYACAQVVDRLTGLQCAELQDHVPPRELAARVAALGREYNDALIAVERNNHGHAVLAHLDASEHYDGSKIYEQHRQPGWLTSSISRPRMIEQFAALLSRHPDLFSSPRLLSECRTFVRHEDGAAGAANGTHDDSVMAMAIAEAVRFEQAGRPQFREELEFASLAR; encoded by the coding sequence ATGTTCACGTTCTCCGGCCTGCTCAAGATTCGCGACAAGCACGGAAACCTGGAGCCGCTCGTGCCCAATCGCGCCCAGGCCGAGTTTGCAAGCCGGGCCACCGGTCGCGACATCGTGCTCAAGGCGCGACAGCTCGGGATCACCACCTGGGTCGCGGCGCGGTTTTTTGTCTCGACCGTCACCCGGCCCGGGACGCTGAGCGTGCAGGTGGCGCACGACCAGCGCTCCGCCGAAGAAATCTTCCGTATCGTGCACCGCTTCCTGGATAACCTACCGGAGCGGTTGCTTGGGAGCCTGCTGGTCACCTCGCGCGCCAACGTCAGCCAATTGGTCTTTCCGCGTCTCGACAGTGAGTACCGCGTGGAGACCGCCGCTGACCCCAACGCCGGCCGTGGGCTCACGATCAACAACTTGCATTGCTCGGAGGTGGCCCGCTGGCCGCGCGATTCCGCCGCCACCCTGGCCTCACTGCGCGCCGCCGTCCCACCCGGCGGAATGATCGTGCTCGAGTCCACGCCCAACGGCGCCGGTGGCTGCTTCTACGACGAGTGGCAGCAAGCCGAGCGCACCGGCTACCGCCGGCACTTCTTTCCCTGGTGGTACGCGGAGGAATACGCCATTGATCGTGTGGCACAGGCGCCCTCGTGTGTACAGGGTTCTACCGAGAACCCGCTAGCCGCTGACGATTTCACGGTTGAAGAACTGGACCTAATCGCCAAGCACCGCCTGACAGCGGAACAGATCGCCTACCGCCGCGATGTCCGCGCCACCTTCCGGGGCTTGGCGCGCCAGGAGTTCGCCGAAGACCCGGTCTCCTGCTTCATCGCCTCCGGGGAGTGCGTCTTCGACCTCGACATCGTCCAGCGCCGCCTCGCCGAATGCGGCGGTGATGGTGTGGCACAGGTCTCTGACCTATGTTCTCGGGGGTCCGAGAGCAGCGCCACGCCCGTGGTCCGACCGATCGAGGTTCGCGACAACGGCCGCCTGCTGATCTTCTGGCCGCCGCGTCCCGGCGCCTCGTACATTATCGGCGTGGATCCCGCCGGCGGCGGCTGCGCCGGCGACTACGCCTGCGCGCAGGTCGTTGATCGCCTCACGGGACTGCAATGCGCCGAACTGCAGGACCACGTGCCGCCTCGCGAGCTGGCCGCGCGCGTCGCCGCGCTCGGCCGGGAATACAACGACGCGCTCATTGCGGTCGAGCGCAACAACCACGGCCACGCCGTGCTCGCGCACCTCGACGCCAGCGAGCACTACGACGGCTCGAAAATTTACGAGCAGCACCGGCAACCCGGGTGGTTGACCTCTTCGATCAGCCGTCCGCGCATGATCGAACAGTTCGCCGCGCTGCTATCGCGTCACCCGGACCTGTTTAGCAGTCCGCGCCTGCTCAGCGAGTGCCGGACATTTGTTCGTCACGAGGACGGCGCCGCCGGTGCGGCCAATGGCACGCACGATGACTCTGTCATGGCCATGGCCATCGCCGAGGCGGTCCGCTTCGAACAGGCCGGCCGCCCGCAGTTTCGCGAGGAATTGGAATTCGCCAGCCTGGCGAGATGA
- a CDS encoding phosphatidylinositol kinase — translation MALFAVQHVRRMRGGAQAHLMRASDSNFYVVKFQNNPQHRRVLANDFIVSRLAERVGLPVPQTEVIEVEDWLVKHTPELTIQLARQTIPCQPGLQFGSRFVVDPAEGQVFDYLPEGSLAQVKNLTAFAGMLALDKWTCNANGRQAAFWRKMRERKYHATFIDQGYCFNAGEWTFPDAPLRGVYLRNEVYEWVRGWDSFEPWLSRLEQLNAQQIWQCAEAVPPEWYGSDFEALERLIESLVMRRARVRALITEFRHSSRQPFPHWTAAEVVIGHA, via the coding sequence ATGGCCCTTTTCGCGGTACAACACGTGCGAAGGATGCGTGGCGGCGCGCAGGCGCACCTGATGCGCGCCAGCGACAGCAACTTCTACGTGGTGAAGTTTCAGAATAACCCGCAGCACAGGCGCGTGCTGGCCAACGACTTCATCGTCAGCCGCCTGGCCGAGCGCGTCGGCCTGCCGGTGCCGCAAACGGAGGTGATCGAGGTCGAAGACTGGCTGGTCAAGCACACGCCGGAGCTGACGATTCAACTGGCGCGCCAGACTATCCCGTGCCAGCCGGGACTGCAGTTCGGATCGCGCTTCGTGGTGGATCCGGCGGAAGGCCAGGTGTTCGATTATTTGCCGGAGGGGTCGCTGGCGCAGGTGAAAAACCTGACTGCCTTCGCCGGCATGCTTGCGCTCGACAAGTGGACTTGCAACGCCAACGGCCGCCAGGCGGCGTTCTGGAGAAAAATGCGCGAGCGCAAGTATCACGCAACGTTTATTGACCAGGGCTACTGCTTTAACGCCGGTGAGTGGACGTTTCCAGACGCTCCCTTGCGCGGCGTGTATCTTCGCAACGAAGTTTACGAATGGGTGCGCGGCTGGGATTCGTTCGAGCCCTGGCTGTCGCGCCTGGAGCAACTCAACGCGCAACAGATCTGGCAATGCGCCGAGGCCGTGCCGCCGGAGTGGTACGGCAGCGACTTCGAGGCTTTGGAGCGCCTAATCGAATCGCTCGTCATGCGCCGCGCGCGTGTGCGGGCGCTGATTACGGAGTTTCGCCACTCCTCCCGCCAGCCGTTCCCGCACTGGACGGCGGCAGAAGTGGTGATCGGACATGCCTAG
- a CDS encoding phage portal protein, producing the protein MNIRESLRGLMGRIAGVRAPEKRRTQPLPSILSTYSPRTDALPKPTPANLRRFAETPVARKAINTIKDRIAGMRWRVQARKGRAVEELALGAERIAALADNFDSPNSDDSFRSFAEQVLEDVIVGGFGAIELQATGDASQPLVMWPVDGASIRMKADWDGQPTSPRYVQATGRYGPQGQIVLNDDELCYIRLNPRTHTPFGLGRLEVAFETINEFLSAHRYAARLASNSVVQYALWLQDLGPAQHERLIHWWQDEIEGTGRVPILSVESKPEVLRFGQGNDSDLRLAWQEFLLRVIADAFDLPPFFLGVEHDVNRSTAAELSDLAFRQAIVPTARLFAEHLTRDALHKKLGWSDLEFVFTDVDAKNERDEAEIQEILLRSGVLTVNEVRQMRGLAPL; encoded by the coding sequence ATGAACATTCGAGAATCGCTTCGCGGCCTCATGGGCCGCATCGCAGGAGTACGTGCGCCGGAAAAACGGCGCACGCAACCGTTGCCCTCGATCCTCTCCACTTACTCGCCGCGTACCGACGCCTTGCCGAAGCCGACGCCCGCCAACCTGCGTCGCTTCGCCGAGACGCCGGTCGCGCGCAAAGCGATCAACACCATCAAGGACCGCATCGCCGGCATGCGCTGGCGGGTGCAGGCGCGCAAGGGTCGCGCCGTCGAAGAACTGGCGCTCGGCGCCGAGCGCATCGCCGCCCTTGCCGACAACTTCGACTCGCCCAACTCCGACGACAGCTTCCGTTCCTTCGCGGAACAGGTGCTCGAGGACGTTATCGTCGGCGGCTTCGGCGCCATCGAGTTGCAGGCCACCGGCGACGCCTCACAGCCGCTGGTGATGTGGCCGGTGGACGGCGCCAGCATCCGCATGAAAGCTGACTGGGACGGCCAGCCCACGTCACCGCGTTATGTTCAGGCCACCGGGCGCTACGGGCCGCAGGGGCAGATCGTGCTCAACGACGACGAGCTCTGCTACATCCGCCTCAACCCGCGCACGCACACGCCTTTTGGCCTGGGCCGGCTGGAGGTGGCGTTCGAAACCATCAACGAGTTCCTCAGCGCGCACCGTTACGCCGCGCGGCTGGCCTCGAATTCGGTGGTGCAGTACGCGCTCTGGCTGCAGGACCTGGGCCCAGCGCAGCACGAGCGCTTGATCCACTGGTGGCAGGACGAGATTGAGGGAACAGGTCGTGTGCCGATACTTTCGGTGGAATCCAAGCCTGAGGTACTGCGCTTCGGCCAGGGCAACGACAGCGACCTGCGGCTGGCCTGGCAGGAGTTCCTGCTGAGGGTCATCGCCGACGCCTTCGATCTGCCACCGTTCTTCCTCGGCGTGGAGCACGACGTAAACCGCTCCACCGCCGCCGAACTGAGCGACTTGGCCTTCCGCCAGGCAATCGTGCCCACGGCGCGCCTCTTTGCCGAGCACCTGACGCGCGATGCGCTCCACAAGAAACTCGGCTGGAGCGATCTGGAATTTGTCTTCACCGACGTGGACGCGAAGAACGAGCGCGACGAAGCCGAGATCCAGGAAATCCTGCTGCGCTCCGGCGTGCTGACGGTGAACGAAGTGCGGCAAATGCGGGGATTGGCGCCGCTGTAG
- a CDS encoding DUF3037 domain-containing protein, which translates to MADSLKQCEFMLIRYVPDAVKDEFVNIGVLLLSGDSADLRFTRDWRRVRCFDPAADVEMLEALEADLRRQLTQGVVDRQTLLTKLQDYLSNGLQFTAPKGCLTADPAQELQALAQMYLERRRAGARETSGRQMIFGQMKDAFEQAGVWALMKKKIAAAQYTHKGDPLKIDCGYRPNGVIKMFHAVSLDSDVDAVKVLAFTYPDIRDGIARVEKAKSELTAIIEPDLDRSDEAILFALATLERSAIAVATTNELPRLAEAARLDLRI; encoded by the coding sequence ATGGCTGATAGCTTGAAACAATGCGAGTTCATGCTCATCCGCTACGTTCCCGATGCGGTCAAGGATGAATTCGTCAATATCGGCGTGCTGCTGCTCAGCGGCGACAGCGCTGATCTGCGCTTTACCCGCGACTGGCGCCGCGTCCGCTGCTTCGATCCAGCGGCCGATGTCGAAATGCTGGAAGCGCTCGAAGCCGACCTGCGCCGACAACTCACACAAGGTGTTGTCGACCGACAAACGCTCCTGACGAAGTTGCAGGACTACCTTTCGAACGGCCTGCAGTTCACCGCGCCCAAGGGCTGCCTGACCGCTGACCCGGCCCAGGAGTTGCAAGCGCTGGCGCAGATGTATCTGGAGCGGCGACGTGCCGGCGCCCGCGAGACCAGCGGTCGACAGATGATCTTCGGCCAAATGAAAGACGCCTTCGAGCAGGCTGGCGTCTGGGCACTGATGAAGAAGAAGATTGCGGCCGCGCAGTACACGCACAAAGGCGACCCGCTCAAGATCGACTGCGGCTATCGCCCCAACGGTGTCATCAAGATGTTCCACGCGGTCTCGCTCGACTCGGATGTGGACGCCGTCAAGGTGCTCGCGTTCACTTATCCCGACATTCGCGACGGCATCGCGCGCGTGGAGAAAGCGAAATCCGAGCTGACGGCCATCATCGAACCCGACCTCGACCGCAGCGACGAAGCCATTCTGTTCGCATTGGCAACCCTGGAGCGCAGCGCGATCGCTGTGGCGACCACGAATGAGCTACCGCGCCTCGCCGAAGCGGCGCGACTTGACCTGCGAATCTAA
- a CDS encoding M28 family peptidase has translation MRRLSAIALALMMALPAMAQVTYSATVASMIGQVSQTALTSDLNGLTGVTAITVGGSSYTITSRATDSGTPITKATQWMYERCQAAGLTASYQNWSDRGYSSRNVICTKAGTTKATEIITLTAHIDATPPGADDNASGSVLVINLAEIMASHTFERTLRYILVTGEEQAELGSTAYVASLGSDNIYADINFDVVAYDANADNKFSVITGGGLSEHTGTATEIAIATLVGNVVSTYSLGLTEVSGDIMVTPGALDTWPFWNAGKTAVSFLEDVNELSPYMNGSGDSVSTLNLPYYTKVVKTALGTAAHLALPADAATNRNTISGSVRIGGGVTMQ, from the coding sequence ATGCGGAGACTGTCGGCAATTGCGCTTGCGCTGATGATGGCCCTGCCCGCGATGGCGCAGGTTACGTACTCCGCCACCGTTGCCAGCATGATCGGGCAGGTCTCGCAAACCGCGCTCACCAGCGACCTGAACGGGCTGACCGGCGTGACGGCAATCACCGTCGGCGGCAGCAGCTACACCATCACCAGTCGCGCCACCGATTCCGGCACACCAATAACCAAGGCTACGCAGTGGATGTACGAACGCTGTCAGGCTGCGGGGCTAACCGCCAGTTATCAGAACTGGAGTGACCGCGGCTACAGCAGCCGTAATGTGATCTGCACCAAGGCCGGCACTACCAAGGCGACCGAGATCATCACCCTGACGGCGCACATCGATGCCACGCCGCCGGGCGCCGACGATAACGCTTCCGGCAGCGTACTGGTCATCAATCTGGCCGAGATCATGGCGTCGCACACCTTCGAGCGCACCCTCCGATACATCCTGGTCACCGGCGAAGAGCAGGCCGAACTCGGTTCCACCGCCTACGTCGCCAGCCTCGGCTCCGACAACATTTACGCGGACATCAATTTCGATGTGGTCGCCTACGATGCCAACGCCGACAATAAGTTCAGCGTCATCACCGGGGGCGGGCTCAGCGAGCACACGGGAACGGCAACGGAAATTGCCATTGCGACCTTGGTGGGCAACGTGGTTTCGACCTACAGTCTCGGGTTGACCGAGGTTTCCGGCGACATCATGGTCACGCCCGGTGCGCTCGATACTTGGCCCTTCTGGAATGCCGGCAAGACGGCGGTGAGCTTCCTTGAGGACGTGAATGAATTGTCACCGTACATGAACGGCAGCGGCGATTCGGTTTCCACGCTCAACCTGCCTTACTACACCAAGGTCGTGAAAACCGCGCTGGGTACGGCGGCGCATCTGGCCCTGCCCGCCGATGCCGCCACGAACCGCAACACGATCAGCGGCTCAGTAAGGATAGGTGGTGGGGTCACGATGCAATGA